From Candidatus Defluviilinea gracilis, a single genomic window includes:
- a CDS encoding AMP-binding protein: MELLARFERTAASQPDKPAIIYFSKRMRGWKRITYRSLFDQTQRFISGLQACSLTPGAVAVVMTPPSAEFFPFALALLKFGIVPVVFDPAIGLKKIGEVIAESKPEIYFGTWLTHTLRILSGWGRDSIKHSLTVEKVKGRRSKIVPSPIVHDPSSAVAIIYTSGSTGLPKGAVYTSANFAAQLELLQNTFRISPDEIDLAAFPLYALIDILLGVTAVVPDISFPVPGKTDPQKTISAIQRFNVTNMFASPVVLEILADEAYHSLNHKLPSLKRVITAGAPATIHLQEKFRLLLDDHTDLFGIYGATETLPITKVESREVFALKEKTAHGAGICLGKPIEGVTVRIIPITDEPIAEWRESLEVESNAAGEITVQSLATTRAYLHREEADRLSKIKFGDEIIHRMGDVGYFDEEGRLWYCGRKSHRVVTKDGVMFTEQIENIFNAHPRVKRTALVEENRKPVLWVELERRAGSNKDKIIGELREMAKSHRQASQIETFLFMKRFPTDARHNSKIIREELKALAEKRLS; encoded by the coding sequence ATGGAACTCCTTGCCCGTTTTGAGCGAACCGCCGCCTCACAGCCCGATAAACCCGCCATTATTTATTTTTCAAAACGGATGCGCGGATGGAAGCGGATTACCTACCGTTCGCTTTTTGACCAGACCCAACGATTCATTTCGGGACTTCAAGCCTGCTCGCTCACCCCGGGCGCTGTCGCGGTGGTGATGACTCCCCCCAGCGCGGAATTTTTTCCGTTCGCGTTGGCGTTGCTCAAGTTCGGCATCGTGCCGGTGGTCTTCGACCCGGCAATCGGATTGAAAAAAATCGGCGAGGTCATCGCCGAATCCAAGCCGGAGATATATTTCGGTACTTGGCTGACTCACACGTTGCGAATCTTGTCTGGCTGGGGGCGGGATTCTATCAAGCATAGTTTGACCGTCGAGAAAGTCAAAGGTCGAAGGTCAAAGATCGTCCCATCGCCCATCGTCCATGATCCATCGTCTGCGGTTGCCATTATCTATACCTCCGGTTCCACAGGGCTACCCAAGGGAGCGGTCTACACGTCCGCCAACTTTGCCGCTCAGTTGGAATTGCTTCAAAACACGTTTCGCATCTCGCCGGATGAGATTGACCTCGCCGCCTTCCCGCTCTACGCCCTGATTGATATTTTGCTCGGCGTCACCGCGGTCGTCCCGGATATTTCCTTCCCAGTCCCCGGCAAGACAGACCCGCAAAAGACTATCTCGGCGATTCAACGGTTCAACGTCACAAATATGTTCGCATCGCCTGTTGTGCTGGAGATTTTGGCAGACGAAGCCTACCATTCGCTGAATCATAAATTGCCTTCGCTCAAGCGCGTGATTACCGCCGGCGCGCCCGCGACGATTCACTTGCAAGAGAAGTTTCGCCTGCTTCTCGATGATCATACCGACCTCTTCGGCATCTACGGCGCGACGGAGACTTTGCCCATTACCAAGGTCGAAAGCCGCGAGGTATTTGCCTTGAAAGAAAAGACCGCGCACGGCGCGGGCATCTGCCTGGGGAAACCCATCGAAGGCGTGACCGTGCGGATCATTCCGATCACCGACGAGCCGATCGCAGAGTGGAGGGAGTCGCTTGAGGTGGAGTCAAATGCCGCTGGTGAGATCACAGTTCAAAGTCTGGCAACGACGCGGGCTTATCTTCATCGAGAAGAAGCGGATCGTTTATCCAAAATAAAATTCGGCGATGAGATCATCCACCGCATGGGCGACGTGGGATATTTCGACGAAGAAGGCCGCTTGTGGTATTGCGGGAGAAAATCTCACCGCGTGGTCACAAAAGATGGCGTGATGTTCACCGAGCAGATCGAAAATATCTTCAACGCGCATCCTCGTGTAAAGAGAACCGCGCTGGTTGAGGAAAACCGCAAGCCCGTTCTGTGGGTGGAATTGGAACGACGAGCGGGGTCAAACAAAGATAAAATCATCGGCGAGTTGAGAGAAATGGCAAAGAGTCACCGGCAGGCTTCGCAGATCGAAACATTTTTATTTATGAAACGATTCCCAACCGACGCGCGGCATAACTCCAAGATCATCCGCGAAGAATTGAAGGCGCTTGCGGAAAAGAGACTCTCGTGA
- the ablA gene encoding lysine 2,3-aminomutase — MSEPFVSKRAPIYADVPDEKWNDWRWQLSHRMNSVEEIEKVLPLTDSERKALQTQGLFRVDVTPYFISLIDPNDPNDPTRKQVIPLSEEMQSFTAMMEDSLAEDRHSPVPGLVHRYPDRVLMLVTTQCASYCRYCTRSRIVGDPGQTFSRHEFEMQIEYLKRTPQVRDVLLSGGDPLVLAPKILEEILSRLREIPHIEIVRLGTRVPVFMPMRVTQELCDMLAKYHPLWINIHVNHSNEITKELAEACDRLTRAGIPLGNQSVLLAGVNDNVHIQRKLVQDLVRIRVRPYYLYQCDLVEGAGHFRTPVAKGIEIMEGLRGHTSGYAVPQYIVDAPGGGGKIPVMPNYLISMSDHKIILRNYEGYITTYEEPTDYVPSDAAKFKGEKRMEPGQAGVLGLLDGEQMFIKPEDFDQIHDRHGIQHRLKDDKKWQPLGIGDGSSAPNQK, encoded by the coding sequence ATGTCTGAACCTTTTGTTTCCAAACGCGCCCCGATCTACGCCGACGTTCCCGATGAAAAGTGGAACGATTGGCGCTGGCAACTCAGCCACCGCATGAACTCGGTGGAAGAGATCGAAAAAGTTTTACCCCTTACCGACTCGGAACGTAAAGCCCTGCAAACGCAAGGCTTGTTCCGCGTGGATGTGACACCCTACTTCATTTCACTCATCGATCCGAACGATCCCAACGACCCGACCCGCAAACAGGTCATTCCGCTTTCGGAGGAAATGCAATCGTTCACCGCGATGATGGAAGATTCGCTGGCGGAAGACCGCCACTCGCCGGTGCCCGGGCTGGTCCACCGCTACCCCGACCGGGTCCTCATGCTGGTGACCACGCAATGCGCTTCGTACTGCCGCTATTGCACGCGCTCGCGCATCGTCGGCGACCCCGGTCAAACCTTCTCGCGGCACGAATTCGAGATGCAGATCGAATATCTCAAACGCACGCCGCAAGTGCGCGACGTTCTGCTCTCCGGCGGCGATCCGCTCGTGCTCGCGCCAAAAATTCTTGAGGAAATTCTCAGCCGCCTGCGCGAGATTCCGCACATCGAGATCGTGCGCCTCGGCACGCGTGTGCCGGTCTTCATGCCCATGCGCGTCACGCAGGAATTGTGCGACATGCTCGCAAAATATCATCCGCTGTGGATCAATATCCACGTCAATCACTCGAACGAAATTACGAAGGAACTCGCCGAAGCCTGCGACCGTTTAACGAGGGCGGGCATCCCGCTGGGCAATCAATCTGTGCTTCTCGCGGGCGTGAACGACAACGTCCACATCCAACGCAAACTTGTGCAAGACCTCGTCCGCATCCGCGTGCGGCCGTATTACCTCTATCAGTGCGATCTGGTCGAAGGCGCGGGGCACTTCCGCACGCCCGTCGCGAAAGGAATCGAGATCATGGAAGGCTTGCGCGGCCACACCAGCGGCTACGCCGTCCCGCAATACATCGTGGACGCGCCGGGCGGCGGCGGAAAAATTCCCGTCATGCCGAATTACCTGATCAGCATGTCTGACCACAAGATCATCTTGCGCAATTACGAAGGCTACATCACCACCTACGAAGAGCCGACGGATTATGTGCCGAGCGACGCGGCAAAGTTCAAAGGCGAGAAGCGCATGGAACCCGGTCAAGCCGGTGTATTGGGTCTGCTCGACGGCGAGCAGATGTTCATCAAGCCGGAAGACTTCGATCAGATCCACGACCGTCACGGAATCCAACACCGCCTCAAAGACGATAAGAAATGGCAGCCGCTTGGCATCGGCGACGGTTCGTCCGCACCGAATCAGAAATAA